The DNA region CGAATCGATGGCGGCGATTGTTAAATGTTAAGTGCGTGAAGTGCGTCGGGTTTGAACCAGCATGCCGGGGCCGCTCACGCCGCCGCTTCGATCAACTCGTCGTCGGGTGCGGTGGCGGCTTGCGTCGCTTCGGCTGCGAGCAGGTTGAACACGACGAGGATCGCTTCGCGGTTTTCAGCGTGAATTTCAATGCCGAGCTCGTCGCGCAGCCACTGACCGATCTTCGTGTTGGAAAACTGCGCGGCGTCGTCCGTCTTCTTCATCGTGACACCGAGCTTGACGGCACGATAGTGATAGGAGGGCACCCGATGCTGCGCGGCCACCGCCGACAGACCGCCTTTCGCTTCCGAGCACCAGCCGAGGCTGCCTGCCAGCACGATGCGCTCGGGCGAATCGAGCGATGCGATGAACTCGCGCGCGGCCTGGCGCACGCCGCGTTCGCTCAGGCCGTATTGCAGCAGCACGCTTTCGACGGGATCTTCGAGCGCCTGCGCGCGCAGATCGATCTCCTGCATCATGCCTTCGTGTTCCATCGAGACATTGCGCTGATGGCTCGCGCTCCTCAGGCAGTCGATCAGATAGCGGCGGAAGTAAGCGCAGATCGCGTAGCTGTTGGACGGCGCGCTTTCCGGCGTCGCCTTCGATTCGACATGGCCGGGCGCAAGACGCAGCACCTTCGTATAGATGAACTGATGCACGAGCTCTTCCTTGTCTTCGCCGAGCGCGTGCAATTCGAGCGGGTGGTAGGTGCGCAACGCGCGCTTCACGAGGTCGTACATCGACATCATTTCGTCGTCCGTGAGCTGCGTGCGGCGGCGCCACAGGTCGGGAAGAACGGCTTCGTCGAGAGTGCGTGCGAAAACCTGGCTCGGAACTGCGCCCATGAAGGCCTCCATCGGTAAGGGGCAAGGAGCGCGGTGGCGGCGGGGGATGCCGCCAGTAGAGCCTCGACAAACAGGCATGAAACAGGTCGTGGAGCTGAACCTTCAGAGGCTGTTGGCCGCGCTTGAATGTTGAATCGTTGAACCCAGTATGCTTTTTGCACGCGGCGCCGCCTATATGGATTAAGTGATAGCTGAAGGGTAAACCGCCGGTAAGACGGGTAAACTATCTTTAGACTGTACCGGGTGCTCTTTATAGGACGCGTGACGCCCGCGTTTTATTCCCAATCTGGCGCAGTCGGCGGCGGTTTGACAGAAAACGAAACGACCAGCAAATCTCGACCGAACGGGAGCGATCGCCACAAGCACGCGTTCCCGCCGACCGCACAATCAATTGCATGGACAAGAGCGACGCGCCCAGGCGCCAGCTCCTGCCGACAAGGAGACCGCACGATGCGGGCCGATCCCATCCAGCGCGCGATCGACGAAGACCTCGTGCGCGTGCTGTACGCGCAGGACCCGATTGCTTTCTTCACGCACTGGTTCTCGATTGCAGTGCTGGTGGCGATCTACTGGAATAACATCCCGCATCCGCATCTTTTCGCGGCCTGCTTCATCTTCTATGGCTTCGCCAATTGCGCGAGCCTCGCGCTGTGGATGTGCAACCGGCGCTGGCCGGAGTCGGTGACGCCGCGCACGTGGATCAACCTGCACGCGGCGCGCGGCGCGCTGCTCTACAGCGCGCCTGGGCTCGCAATCTGGTTCGCGTTCCAGAGCCCGCACACGGACCTCCCCATTCTGCACACCGTGATGCTGGTGACGCTCGCGGCGGGCGTGTTCATGTCGAACGGTTTCGACGTCGCCAACTTCGCGACGGCGATCCCGTTCCTGTTGCTGCCCGCGATCGTGCTGCACTTCGGCACCCATACGTTCGACCGCACGATCCTCGCGATCGTCCTCGCGTTCTTCTTCTGCGCGATCAACGTCTACGCGCTCAGCTATCGCAAGCTGTTTCAGCGCGTCGTGCAGGCGCGCGTCGATCAGCAGGCGCTCGCCGAATCGCTCGCCGCGCAAAAACTCGTCGCCGAGGAAGCGAGCCTTGCGAAGACGCGCTTCTTCGCCGCCGCGAGTCACGATCTGCGCCAGCCGCTGCATGCGATCGGGCTGCTCGCGGCGTCGCTGAACGACACGTCGGCGACGCCCGTGCAGCACGCGAAGACGGCCAATAACATCGCCAACAATGTCGAGGCGCTGAACCAGCTGTTCAACCAGGTGCTCGATCTGGCGCGGCTCGAAAGCGGCGTCACGCAGGTGATCAGGCTGCATTTCCGGCTGTCCGAACTGTTCGATCGCGTGGGCAGCCAGTATTGGCCGCAGGCGGCCGCAAAAGGGCTCGCGCTGCGCATCGCGCCGACGGACGCCGTGATCCACGACGACCCCGTGCTGCTGGAGCGGATCTTGAGCAACCTGCTGTCGAACGCGGTGCGCTATACGGAAAGCGGCGCGATCTGGATGGGCTTCAGACGCGCGGGGCGCAACGAGGGCGGCTATATCGAGGTGCGCGACTCGGGGATCGGTATTCCGCCAGCCGAGCAAGAGCGCATCTTCGAAGAGTTCTATCAGGTCGCCAATCCGCAGCGCGACGCACGGCAAGGGCATGGACTCGGGCTGCCGACCGTCAAGCGGCTCGTCGAAATGCTCGGCGGGCAACTGCAATTGCGCTCGGCGCCGGGGCGCGGCTCGGTGTTCCGGTTCCCGGTGCAGCCGGGCGATCCGGCGCGGATCGTCGCCGGGTTGAACGATTCCGTCGCGAGCGGCGCGGCGGCGCTCGGGCGGCACGTGCTGTGCATCGACGACGAGCCGGCCATCCTCGAAGGCATACAGAGTCTGCTCGGCCGCTGGGGCTGCGTCGTGCGCGGCGTGCCTGACGAGCGCCACGCGCTGCTGGCCATCGACGAAGGCTTCATGCCCGATGCCGTGCTCTGCGACTATCAGCTGGCGAACCATCGCACGGGCGCGCAGGCGCTCGGCGCCGTGCGCGACGCGCTCCGCAGGCGCGGCCGGGAGCGCGTGGTGACGCTGCTGATCACGGGCGATATGGCGTCGGTGGAACTGGAGGCGCTGGCGTTGCAGGGCATCCCCGTGTTGCACAAGCCCGTCACGCCCGCGCGGCTGCGCCGTACGCTGGAAATGCTGTGGCAGCAGCCGGGCGCGGTAGCGGACAGGCCGGCTGATCGCGCGGAATCTGTCGCTTCCGAACAGCCGTTGACGACCCGCGGCTGACTCTCGCCGGCGGCGACACGCCGGGTTTTTCCGTCCGGCTTCCCATTGACGTCGAAGGCTCGCGCCATGACGCGGGCCTCTGACGTCAACCATCGACCATCCCTTCATGCTGCCAACGTCGCAATGTCGCGCCGTTGCGCCTCCGTTTTGCCGTCGGCGCTCGATCGCGTCTTCTCGCTCATAAGCTTTTTTGAGAAGTATCTGATCGACCGGAGGTATGCCTGGCTGCTGAAATAGGCTGTTTCGCGATAACAGCGGCTCATTGCTCGTTGGCCGCCGCGAACGTTTCCGGCAACCTTCGCGTCCGGCCCATCGGCCCGGCGCGGCTTTCGAATCAATGAGGTGTAGAAGTGAACGGACATCCATCCGACAAGCTCGTCGCAGGCGTGCTGGTGGGCGCGCTGCTGACGACCGTTTTCGTGGTCGGCATGTTGTATTTCGGCATTCCCGCCGAGCACCACGCGAACATGGCCATGCGCCTGGGCGCGCCCGTCGCGCTGTCGTGCGCGTTGCTGTTTCCCATGCCGCTTCTGTATCGCACGGTGTTGCGCGAGCGCCGCAGCGAGTTCCTGCTCGACGAGGACCTCAACGCGATGCTGTTGGGCCGCGCGATCGGCGTGATCGGCGGCGTGGCGCTGGGCGTCACGCTGGCGACGGAAATGCTCTGACGGGCATGTATCGAACGCGGCGGCAAAGGCCGCTGCAAATGCAGTTTCCTGCCGAAGGCGACATTCTGTCGCCTTCTTTTCTATTCGCGATCAGAGCGTCTTTCCGGCTTCGAGCCAGCCGTTGATCACGGCAATGGCGGTTGCGCGGTTGTGCACGCCGAGTGCGCGGAAGATTACCGAAAGATGGACCTTGATCGTGCCTTCGGCGACGCCGAGATCGCGCGCAATCATCTTGTTGGTCCAGCCGCGATGCACGAGCCGCATGATTTCCTGCTGACGCGGCGACAGGTTCTCCAGCAGATGTTGCTGATGCGGCTGCAGCGCCTCGATGCGAACGGGCGCCGCTTCGGGCGGCGCGGCCGTCGTCTGTCCGGCGACGGCTGTTGCGTTCGCCGACGTCGCGGCTTCCGCCGTGGCAGTCGCGGCCGCCGTCTCGGCGCTGCGTGAGCCGAGCAGGCTGAGCGCTTCCATCGGCACATAGGCACCGCCCGACAGCACCAGCTCGATTGCCTTGAGCATCACGCTGGCGGGCTGGCGCTTCGGCACGAAACCGAGCGCGCCCGCTGCGAGCACGGCGCGCATTTCGTCCGGCGACTCTTCCGCCGACAGCACGACTACGGGCAGTGCCGGATTGGCTTTCAGCAGGGCATGCAACGAAGAGGCACCCGTCATGCCGGGCATGTGAAGGTCGACGATGGCGAGGTCGTGGTTGGCGTCGGGCCTTGCGGCGGCGGCCAGCGTCTCCCAGGTATCGGCTTCGTCGAATACGGCGTCGGGATCGAGTCCGCGTAGCAGACCTTTGACGCCCTGGCGGATCAGTTCATGATCGTCGGCTACAAGAAACTTCATGATGTCTCCGCTATGGATCGGAGTTGGCAATTCAGCGCCTGACTCCGACCCCTTGCAGGCGCTCGGCCCTGCCGGTGTTGTGCCCAGTTGTCGGTCGGGACGAGGGCGGAGCGCACGCTCCCCGTGGCGCGTGCTCCGTCCATAAGGCCGCGCCGCACCCGGACGTGACCGCCCGCTGCGCCTCGCAACCCGCTGCACTCCCTGCGGCCCGACCAGCGGTGGGCCGTCCATGCAGCAACAGCTTGTTTTGCTTCCCAAGCCGCGATCATATGCCGGATCGCCGGATGGGTCATGCTTGTCGCCCGGCTGCGCCTGCCTTGCGGCCAGCGCCTGCCGCGCTCCATTGTTTGCGCCGGCCGCCTGGAATGCAACGGCGTCGGCGCGGTTCGATCAGTTGCTTTGGTCTCGCTCGCGCAGCCGCTGCGGCCTCGCCGGAAAGTCCGGCGCAGTCGTCGCGGTTGGGGCGCGTGTGGTTTTCCCTGGTTTGTACGGCACTGCATCGGAGGCCAGGAGGATGGTGCTCTCGCGGCCTGCTACGTAGACGAGCTTCGCGGAAGGATTTTGAAGGCAAGCGGGCAGCCTCGACGGGCCGCCGGGCAGGTTATGCGCGGCGGATGCGCAGCAAGGTATGTGGCCCGTTGTCAGCCGTTCAGGTAATGGCGAACAGCGTCGCGTTCATCAGCGCCTTGAACGCATAGCCGACGATCATGGCGCTGCCGACGCCGCCGCACCACAGCGCGACGAACCACAGCCAGCCTGGCAGCCGCACCTGGCGCGAGCGGGAGGGGGCGGGCTTAGTGGTAATGGGCGTCGCCATGGCGCACCTTGCCGCGGAAAACCCAGTAGCCCATCGTCGTATAGCCGATGATGATGGGGATGATGATGGCCGCGCCGACCAGCGTGAACATCTGGCTCGAACGCGGAGCGGCCGCTTCCCAGAGCGTGAGGCTCGACGGAATCGCGTACGGCCATAGGCTCACGAGCAATCCGACATAGCCGAGCAGCACCAGACCGAGCGCCATCATGAACGGCGTGTTGTGATGCCGGTCGCGCACTGCGCGGCGCATGAAGAACGCGCAGATGGCGACGAGGAACGGCACGGGCAGCAGGCGCCAGAAGATGCCGGCGTCGAACCAGCGCTGTGCGATCTCGGGTTCCTGCAGCGGCGTCCACAGGCTGACGACGACGATGAAGCCGAGCAGCACGATCGTCAGCGGCCACACGACGCGATGCAGCCGCCGTTGCAGATCGCCTTCCGTCTTCGCGACGAGCCAGCAGCAGCCGAGCAGCGCATACGTGACGACGAGGCCGAGACCCGTGAGCAGCGAGAACGGCGTGAGCCAGCCGAAGGCATCGCCCGCGAAGCTGCCGTCGACAACCGGGATGCCCTGCAGGAACGCGCCTAGCGCAATGCCCTGAAAGAACGCCGCGCCCGTCGAGCCGCCGATGAACGCCAGATCCCAAAGATGCTTCGTGCGATTCGCCTTGGCGCGGATTTCGAACGACACGCCGCGGAAGATCAGGCACACGAGCATGAAGACGAGGGGCAGATAGAGCGCGGACAGCACCGTCGAATAGACGATGGGGAACGCCGCGAACAGGCCTGCGCCGCCGAGCACGAGCCATGTCTCGTTGCCGTCCCAGACGGGCGCGACGGTGTTCATCATCAGATCGCGTTCTTTTTCGTCGGGGAAGAACGGAAACACGATGCCGATGCCCAGATCGAAACCGTCCAGCACGACGTAGATGAATAGGCCCAGTGCGATGATCGCGGCCCAGACTATGGTCACATCCATTTTTCTCTCGCGGTTTTTCGAATGAAGGATCAGGCGTCGATCATCTGGTCGACGGCGGACAGCGGGCGGCGCGCAGTGCGACCGGGCGCATCGGGGATGCCATCCGGTGTGTGGCCGGGCAACGCCGGGCCGGAGCGCATCAGCTTGAACATGTAGTAGATGCCCGTGCCGAACACGAGGAAGTAGATGACGACGAACGCCATCAACGAAATGCCGACCTGTTGCGCGGAAAGCGGCGACACGGCTTCGACGGTGCGCTTGACGCCATACACGACCCAAGGCTGGCGGCCGACTTCCGTCGTCACCCAGCCGGCGAGCAGCGACACAAAGCCAGTCGGTCCCATCGCGATCGCGATGCGATGGAACCACTTCGCGTCGTACAGCTTGCCGCGGCGGCGCAGCGCCCAGGCGGCGAGTGCGAAGGCGATCATCGCGACGCCGAGGCCCGCCATCACGCGGAAGCTCC from Paraburkholderia caribensis includes:
- a CDS encoding ATP-binding response regulator, encoding MRADPIQRAIDEDLVRVLYAQDPIAFFTHWFSIAVLVAIYWNNIPHPHLFAACFIFYGFANCASLALWMCNRRWPESVTPRTWINLHAARGALLYSAPGLAIWFAFQSPHTDLPILHTVMLVTLAAGVFMSNGFDVANFATAIPFLLLPAIVLHFGTHTFDRTILAIVLAFFFCAINVYALSYRKLFQRVVQARVDQQALAESLAAQKLVAEEASLAKTRFFAAASHDLRQPLHAIGLLAASLNDTSATPVQHAKTANNIANNVEALNQLFNQVLDLARLESGVTQVIRLHFRLSELFDRVGSQYWPQAAAKGLALRIAPTDAVIHDDPVLLERILSNLLSNAVRYTESGAIWMGFRRAGRNEGGYIEVRDSGIGIPPAEQERIFEEFYQVANPQRDARQGHGLGLPTVKRLVEMLGGQLQLRSAPGRGSVFRFPVQPGDPARIVAGLNDSVASGAAALGRHVLCIDDEPAILEGIQSLLGRWGCVVRGVPDERHALLAIDEGFMPDAVLCDYQLANHRTGAQALGAVRDALRRRGRERVVTLLITGDMASVELEALALQGIPVLHKPVTPARLRRTLEMLWQQPGAVADRPADRAESVASEQPLTTRG
- the cydB gene encoding cytochrome d ubiquinol oxidase subunit II, whose translation is MDVTIVWAAIIALGLFIYVVLDGFDLGIGIVFPFFPDEKERDLMMNTVAPVWDGNETWLVLGGAGLFAAFPIVYSTVLSALYLPLVFMLVCLIFRGVSFEIRAKANRTKHLWDLAFIGGSTGAAFFQGIALGAFLQGIPVVDGSFAGDAFGWLTPFSLLTGLGLVVTYALLGCCWLVAKTEGDLQRRLHRVVWPLTIVLLGFIVVVSLWTPLQEPEIAQRWFDAGIFWRLLPVPFLVAICAFFMRRAVRDRHHNTPFMMALGLVLLGYVGLLVSLWPYAIPSSLTLWEAAAPRSSQMFTLVGAAIIIPIIIGYTTMGYWVFRGKVRHGDAHYH
- a CDS encoding response regulator transcription factor, with translation MKFLVADDHELIRQGVKGLLRGLDPDAVFDEADTWETLAAAARPDANHDLAIVDLHMPGMTGASSLHALLKANPALPVVVLSAEESPDEMRAVLAAGALGFVPKRQPASVMLKAIELVLSGGAYVPMEALSLLGSRSAETAAATATAEAATSANATAVAGQTTAAPPEAAPVRIEALQPHQQHLLENLSPRQQEIMRLVHRGWTNKMIARDLGVAEGTIKVHLSVIFRALGVHNRATAIAVINGWLEAGKTL